DNA from Methanobacterium alcaliphilum:
TCTTCCAATTTAAGAGTCTGAGGGGGACACACATCTACACAGTCACCACACTCATTACAAAAAGTTGGATTAAAAACTATCCTTTTTTGAGTGTTTCCTTCCTCATCCAAAACCATAGGTTCCACTTTCAATGCATCGTGAGGACATATTTCCACGCACTTTGGATCCCCACCACAAATATCACAGTAAATCACATTTGCAGGATTTACTTCAATAGCTGAAGTAGGACAGGTACCCTGACAGGCCCCACACCTGATGCAGTCTTCTTTATTGACCAATATCATTTTATTTCTACCTCCAAATATTTTAAATTATAAAATTATGCTGTTAATTCAAATGAGTTTAACAGCACCTAAATTATCATTTACTTGCAGGGATAATGAGATCTCGCTCACCATCAGGCATGAATTCTCTTAATGCACCCTTTGCAATCGATTTACGTGGCCATTTAAAGTCAAATGATAAATTATCATCAGCAAAAGCCACTTTAATTAATGGATTTAAACAGAAAGCATCACCACGTGCAGCATGAGGTGCTTGTGCAATTCCAGCATATTCTGGCTGGTGTCCTACATTCATGGCATAATTAGGATAATTTGGACCTCTTAATTCATGTATTAACCCTTCATCACTCCTAATCGATAATGAATTGGAAGCACCACACTGATCTTGCAAGTCATAACCATAAAATCCTAAGCGGCTGTGACATTCTTTGTGCATTATCATACTAAGATACCATCCATTTACTCCAGCATTAGCATTGCCTGTGGCAAATGCAGTTGATGCACCAGCAGCAGCTGAAACAACTGAAGCCCGCTGAGAACCACCAAAGTGATCTTCCAATAAGGTAGGGTATTCATACTGCTCGAGACCATACATGGTTACTTCTGTAGAAATATCCCTCACCACTTCCATATTTGGTTCTGCTTCACACATACCATAATTTTCCTCCACATATTCCATTCCATAATATATGAAATCATCGAGAATATCATCGGTATAAGTAGCACTGGCATACTGAGTAAATCCAACCCCGCCAGACATATAAGATCCTAACCATATTTGATCGTATAAAACAGCAGCACCCGCAATTACTTCCAGAGTGACTTTTGCAGGGTCTTTAGAAACTCTTGATGTTTGAACCATGTCCGCAAATGATCCAAAGGATATTCCCCCAGGTTCATTTGGTCCTCTTGCCCTTCTAGCCGGTAAAAATGATCCCATTTCAATTACATCAGCATGTTTTGCAGCATATGAAAAATCAGCAATAGCAGCTTCACCAGCACATAATTTATATGCTGCAATGAAACTCATCCCAATCTGCATGGCAGACCATCGAGACACCGTACCTCCATCACAGCACCTCACTACTAAAGTAGGTACTCTGCTCACCTGGTAAGTTTTATTACCAATATACTTCTTAAGCATTTCCGCCTGTTCTTCCGGGAATTGTTTGTTTATATCGATTAGAACACGTTTATCAAGTTCATCAGCGAGGTTATCGTCCCCGGTGAATATTTTTGCATAACAATCCCCTGCTAGACCCGGATGAACCTCCACCATATGTTCTTGAACTACTGCACCACCCGGCAGTGCATGATTTATGGTTTCCATATATTCATTGATGGTTTCAGGAGTTACTTCCACCCCTAACCTTTTTTCAAGAACAGCATGTCCGGTATCCATACCCACAATAACTGTCCTTTTTATATCATCAGATAGTTGCTGAATAGCTGCATTATTACAGAAATGCAAATCATCTCCTTCAACAAAATCATCGG
Protein-coding regions in this window:
- a CDS encoding 4Fe-4S binding protein yields the protein MILVNKEDCIRCGACQGTCPTSAIEVNPANVIYCDICGGDPKCVEICPHDALKVEPMVLDEEGNTQKRIVFNPTFCNECGDCVDVCPPQTLKLE
- the mcrA gene encoding coenzyme-B sulfoethylthiotransferase subunit alpha, coding for MDKNKRLFLKALNSKFEGEDQNEYYTNFYCFDGWKQSPRKREFDDYAKKLAEKRGNMPFYNPDIGVPLGQRKLMAYKISGTDDFVEGDDLHFCNNAAIQQLSDDIKRTVIVGMDTGHAVLEKRLGVEVTPETINEYMETINHALPGGAVVQEHMVEVHPGLAGDCYAKIFTGDDNLADELDKRVLIDINKQFPEEQAEMLKKYIGNKTYQVSRVPTLVVRCCDGGTVSRWSAMQIGMSFIAAYKLCAGEAAIADFSYAAKHADVIEMGSFLPARRARGPNEPGGISFGSFADMVQTSRVSKDPAKVTLEVIAGAAVLYDQIWLGSYMSGGVGFTQYASATYTDDILDDFIYYGMEYVEENYGMCEAEPNMEVVRDISTEVTMYGLEQYEYPTLLEDHFGGSQRASVVSAAAGASTAFATGNANAGVNGWYLSMIMHKECHSRLGFYGYDLQDQCGASNSLSIRSDEGLIHELRGPNYPNYAMNVGHQPEYAGIAQAPHAARGDAFCLNPLIKVAFADDNLSFDFKWPRKSIAKGALREFMPDGERDLIIPASK